The following are encoded in a window of Pseudalgibacter alginicilyticus genomic DNA:
- a CDS encoding DUF1328 domain-containing protein: MLRWTITFIILAIIAGVLGFGGIAAGAAGIAKVLFFIFIALFVISLITGRKKI, encoded by the coding sequence ATGTTACGTTGGACAATTACCTTTATTATTTTAGCAATTATAGCAGGTGTATTAGGCTTTGGTGGTATAGCCGCTGGTGCCGCAGGGATAGCAAAAGTTTTATTCTTTATATTTATTGCTCTATTTGTTATTTCATTAATTACAGGCAGAAAAAAGATTTAA
- a CDS encoding helix-turn-helix domain-containing protein, whose protein sequence is MNTISITSNNLLLIFEQIQAQLGGELTAKSKEYRLEINNDIAEGFVSGISVEPAISYIEYNIFFKDDVTLTYRHDNSNSIHFGYCSKGSLIQSFGEHGTKNKLSQFQTGIFSNSAKKRTFMFFKKGEEVKISLILVDVLTVLDSDLKIHLQDTFLNSQKNNELTYIGSFNLKIVEKIEHLNNISQKGLIRNLLINSTVYLILALELEQHKDDLSNAENNSTSLSQSEMEALKDISEFIRNYPEIQYSLKYLSIKSGLSPIKLQEGFKIMHNRTVTDFIRNVRVETAENLIRTSELNISEIVYTIGLTSRSYFSKIFKAKYNCSPKHYQNQQNRLAITA, encoded by the coding sequence ATGAATACTATATCAATAACATCAAACAATCTTTTATTAATTTTTGAGCAGATACAAGCCCAATTAGGTGGAGAACTTACAGCAAAATCTAAAGAATATAGATTGGAAATAAACAATGATATTGCAGAAGGCTTTGTTTCGGGAATTTCTGTAGAACCAGCAATATCGTATATAGAATATAATATTTTTTTTAAAGATGATGTTACACTAACCTATAGACACGATAATTCAAACTCTATCCATTTTGGATATTGCTCTAAAGGTAGCCTTATTCAGAGTTTTGGAGAACATGGAACAAAAAATAAACTCTCTCAATTTCAAACAGGTATTTTTTCAAATTCAGCTAAAAAAAGAACATTTATGTTTTTCAAAAAAGGCGAAGAAGTAAAAATTTCCTTAATCCTGGTAGATGTTTTAACTGTATTAGACAGCGACTTAAAAATTCACTTACAAGATACATTTTTAAATAGTCAAAAAAATAATGAATTGACATATATTGGTTCCTTTAATTTAAAGATTGTTGAAAAGATAGAGCATTTAAATAATATTAGTCAAAAAGGATTGATTAGAAATTTATTAATAAATAGTACGGTATATTTAATTTTAGCCTTGGAGTTAGAGCAGCACAAAGACGATTTATCAAATGCAGAAAATAATAGCACCTCTTTATCACAATCTGAGATGGAAGCCTTGAAAGACATCTCTGAATTTATTAGAAATTACCCAGAAATACAGTACAGTTTAAAATATTTAAGCATAAAATCAGGTTTATCTCCTATTAAATTACAAGAAGGCTTTAAAATAATGCACAACAGAACGGTGACAGATTTTATTAGAAATGTTCGGGTAGAAACGGCAGAAAATTTAATACGAACATCCGAGCTCAATATTTCAGAAATTGTTTATACTATTGGACTTACTAGCAGGAGCTATTTTTCTAAAATATTTAAGGCTAAGTACAATTGCAGTCCTAAACATTATCAGAATCAACAAAACAGATTGGCTATTACAGCCTAA
- a CDS encoding arsenate reductase family protein yields the protein MNIKHMGMIATKENEIKLYYSSETPIGKQAYAYVSSSKKKVSAIDVSKTKVPGSHWVEIAHGLNLEVQKLINRNHPDFIKQYGNKTIDLDQHDWLRILESHPETLAFPIAITGTKLIAIHTPSDFVKYIDSDAKIG from the coding sequence ATGAATATAAAACACATGGGAATGATAGCTACTAAAGAGAATGAAATTAAATTATATTATAGTTCAGAAACTCCAATTGGAAAACAAGCTTATGCTTATGTTTCTTCATCTAAAAAAAAAGTATCAGCAATTGATGTGTCTAAAACAAAAGTACCTGGTAGCCATTGGGTAGAAATTGCCCATGGGTTAAATTTAGAGGTACAAAAATTAATAAATAGAAATCATCCAGATTTTATTAAACAATATGGAAACAAAACTATTGATTTAGATCAGCACGATTGGCTTCGTATTTTAGAAAGCCACCCCGAAACGCTCGCATTTCCTATAGCTATTACAGGAACTAAATTAATTGCTATTCATACCCCTTCCGATTTTGTAAAGTATATAGATTCTGACGCTAAAATCGGGTAA
- a CDS encoding response regulator, which produces MLHKPLLIYLADDDNEDRMLFKEALDELQMDVIVQDFDNGVTLMEHLLKTDTPLPDVIYLDLNMPLMNGEECLNDIRNEPNLLDIPIIIYSTYIDETMSDTLQDKGANWYLMKPNTFGKLKKLLRKSLNYVYSGSENTASNLEFVITT; this is translated from the coding sequence ATGTTACATAAACCTCTTTTAATTTATTTAGCTGATGATGACAACGAAGACCGTATGCTTTTTAAAGAAGCTTTAGATGAGTTGCAAATGGATGTTATTGTTCAAGACTTTGATAATGGTGTGACGCTTATGGAGCACCTATTAAAAACAGATACCCCATTGCCTGATGTTATTTATTTAGATTTGAATATGCCTTTAATGAATGGCGAAGAATGTTTAAATGATATAAGAAATGAACCGAACCTTTTGGATATTCCAATAATTATATATTCCACCTATATTGATGAAACAATGTCTGACACATTGCAGGATAAAGGAGCAAACTGGTATTTAATGAAACCTAATACTTTTGGTAAACTTAAAAAGTTGCTACGAAAAAGTTTAAACTATGTTTATAGTGGTTCTGAAAACACTGCTTCAAATTTGGAATTTGTAATAACCACATGA
- a CDS encoding OsmC family protein, with product MKRHTTAVWSGTVKEGKGYLVSESKALHNMQYSYNSRFENGTGTNPEELLAAAHAGCFTMQLSANLTDAGYTPEVVETKCYIILEDGAIKKSELVVKAKISNIKNDEFQKIANLAKENCPVSKACKALDISLNASLEQIN from the coding sequence ATGAAAAGACATACCACTGCCGTTTGGAGCGGTACAGTAAAGGAAGGAAAAGGATATTTAGTATCTGAAAGCAAAGCGCTACATAATATGCAATATTCCTACAATAGCCGCTTTGAAAATGGAACAGGTACCAATCCAGAAGAATTATTAGCAGCTGCTCATGCGGGGTGTTTTACGATGCAATTAAGCGCTAATTTAACAGACGCTGGTTATACTCCTGAAGTTGTAGAAACCAAATGCTACATCATATTGGAAGATGGTGCCATTAAAAAATCTGAACTTGTTGTTAAGGCTAAAATCTCTAATATTAAAAATGATGAATTCCAAAAAATAGCTAACCTGGCCAAAGAAAACTGCCCTGTTAGCAAAGCCTGTAAAGCCTTAGATATTAGCTTAAATGCCAGTTTAGAACAAATAAATTGA
- a CDS encoding NAD(P)/FAD-dependent oxidoreductase — translation MILTSNEPFWLIKNGLLASYPSLKRDIETDILIVGGGITGSLIAHKCIKENYKTILVDRREVANGSTSATTSMLQYEIDIPLYKLSGMIGKTAAEANYWACYNSIDELEKLVKNIKSNCGFKKKESLYFAAYKKDVPKLKKEFEARRHCGLPVVWLTSENIEDNYKIKNAHGGILSKQGGSIDAFRLTHDLLLHNYKKGLQIFDKTEISSVKYTPDSVFITTEFGNIIKAKKVIYCNGFESTELIKEKFVKLLSTYAIIGEQNIDDQSHLNNTLFWNTAKPYLYMRTTDDNRILIGGEDEDFVNTKKNDLLLHFKNKKLTKKLNRLLPDYNFRSDFAWAGTFGETKDGLPYIGKHPDFPNSYFVLGFGGNGITFSVIGMSVIHAMLQNKKHPLQTYFRFRR, via the coding sequence ATGATACTTACTTCAAACGAACCATTTTGGTTAATTAAAAACGGTTTATTGGCTTCTTATCCCTCACTAAAGCGAGATATTGAAACAGATATTTTAATAGTTGGAGGCGGTATTACAGGTAGCTTGATTGCTCACAAATGTATAAAAGAAAACTATAAAACAATATTAGTTGATCGGAGAGAAGTGGCTAATGGAAGTACCTCTGCAACAACAAGTATGTTGCAATATGAAATTGATATTCCATTATATAAATTATCAGGAATGATTGGCAAAACGGCTGCAGAAGCTAATTATTGGGCTTGTTACAATTCTATTGATGAGTTAGAAAAATTAGTGAAAAATATAAAATCTAATTGTGGTTTTAAAAAAAAAGAATCGCTTTATTTTGCTGCTTACAAAAAAGATGTTCCTAAGTTAAAAAAGGAATTTGAAGCGCGGAGACATTGTGGACTACCCGTTGTGTGGCTTACTTCAGAAAATATTGAAGATAATTATAAAATTAAAAATGCTCATGGAGGTATTCTATCTAAACAAGGAGGAAGTATTGACGCTTTTAGATTAACACATGATTTATTACTTCATAATTATAAAAAAGGATTACAGATTTTTGATAAAACAGAAATTAGTTCTGTAAAATATACCCCAGACAGTGTTTTTATTACCACAGAATTTGGAAATATTATTAAAGCTAAAAAAGTTATTTATTGTAACGGATTTGAGAGTACAGAACTTATTAAAGAAAAGTTTGTAAAATTACTTTCAACTTACGCTATTATTGGAGAGCAGAATATTGACGATCAGTCTCACTTAAACAATACACTTTTCTGGAACACAGCAAAACCTTATTTGTATATGAGAACCACTGATGATAATAGAATTCTTATTGGTGGTGAAGACGAAGATTTTGTAAATACTAAAAAAAACGATCTATTATTGCACTTTAAAAATAAAAAGCTTACCAAAAAATTAAATAGATTACTACCAGACTATAATTTTAGATCTGATTTTGCTTGGGCAGGTACTTTTGGAGAAACAAAAGATGGATTGCCCTATATTGGCAAACATCCAGATTTTCCTAATAGTTATTTTGTATTAGGGTTTGGAGGTAATGGTATCACATTTTCTGTGATAGGCATGAGTGTTATCCATGCTATGCTTCAGAATAAAAAACATCCATTGCAAACATATTTCCGTTTTAGACGATAA
- a CDS encoding YihY/virulence factor BrkB family protein, whose protein sequence is MNEQTSIQSNTTFKLPHLPKLLIKTYKSWIKKEPFKLGAIVAYYAILSLPAFLILLLNIVGTIWGRELVRNELQSEMSSALGPDTAAAILRMISEKGDQSTSSFATILGIGVLLYGATGVFYQLQNALDDIWETEQTFSNGIVSTLLGRLKSFGFILIFGFLLLISFALTALLTAFANRISNLFSTDVVGIAYFIDIALSLIFIYILFGAMFKYLPSKPIKWKAVRVGAALTAFLFIIGKYILSYYFGKTEPGSTYGAAGSIIIVMLWTSYSSLILFFGAQFTKVYSDRYLSSKS, encoded by the coding sequence ATGAATGAACAAACTAGCATACAATCTAACACCACATTCAAATTACCTCATTTACCCAAGCTTTTAATTAAAACCTATAAGTCATGGATAAAAAAAGAGCCTTTTAAATTAGGAGCAATAGTGGCTTATTATGCTATATTATCACTTCCTGCATTTCTAATTCTTCTATTAAACATAGTGGGAACAATTTGGGGAAGAGAACTAGTTAGGAATGAATTGCAATCTGAAATGTCATCTGCTTTAGGACCAGATACGGCAGCAGCCATTTTAAGAATGATTTCTGAAAAAGGAGATCAATCTACCTCTTCATTTGCTACCATTTTAGGCATTGGAGTCTTGTTATATGGTGCTACAGGTGTGTTTTATCAATTGCAAAATGCTTTAGATGATATTTGGGAAACGGAACAAACATTTTCAAACGGAATTGTATCTACTTTATTAGGGAGGTTAAAAAGTTTTGGATTTATATTAATTTTTGGATTCCTATTATTAATTAGTTTTGCGCTTACTGCTCTCCTCACGGCTTTTGCAAACAGAATATCAAATTTATTTTCAACAGATGTTGTAGGAATCGCTTATTTTATTGACATTGCCCTCTCTTTAATTTTTATTTACATTTTATTTGGAGCTATGTTTAAATATTTACCAAGTAAACCCATAAAATGGAAAGCCGTACGAGTGGGGGCTGCTTTAACCGCTTTTTTATTCATTATAGGTAAATACATTCTTTCTTATTACTTTGGCAAAACAGAACCTGGCTCTACCTATGGAGCCGCAGGGTCTATAATTATTGTTATGCTTTGGACTTCATATTCCAGCCTCATTCTATTTTTTGGAGCACAGTTTACAAAAGTTTATTCTGATAGATATTTAAGCTCTAAGAGTTGA